Within Amycolatopsis sp. cg5, the genomic segment ATCGGCAGGGTCAGCACGTCCGACAGCACCGCCGCGAGCAGGCCGCCCACCACCGCGACCCGGACGAAGTTGGCCAGCCACAACAGTTTCCGCCGGTCGCCGCGGTCGACGAGCACGCCGACGTGCAGCGCGGTGAACAGCCACGGCAGCATCAGCGTGGTGAGCACGCCGGAGACCAGCGCCGGTGAGCTGGTCAGTGTCGTGGCGATCAGCGGCAGCGCCACCTTGAGCACGCCGTCGGCGAGGTTGGTGGCCGCGGTGAAGGCCACCAGCACGGTGGTGTTGCGGCCGCTGTGGTCGGCCGCCGCCCGCACCCGTGGTTCGAGCGTTTCCGTCATGACGCTGTCCTTTCCGCCGTCGGGACGCCCGCGCTGGTGTACGCGGTGCGTGCCCGCCGAGTCAGTGCGTCCAGTACCTGACGTTGCCGTCGATGATCGCCGACCGCATCCTCTATCGTGCGGAGCCGGAACCTGAGCCGCTGACCTGGGCGAACCTGGCCGAGCGTGGACAGCCCGGCGCGGGTCACGACGGCGATCACCGCGTAGCCCGCGGTGATCGGATGCGAGCGGCGCAGCACCAGCAGCTCGTCACCGGGCGGCAGCTCGACCGCGCCCGGCGGCACGCCCTTCGACAGCAGGTCGGTCTTGGCGACCCCGGTGGGCACCGGGCCGTCGAGGCGGACGCCGATGTCGTCGCTGTCGGCCTTGGCCGTGTACGTGCCGATGGTCAGCGCGGCCGCCACCGCCTCGTCAGCGTCCGGGCCCGCCGTGATGTCGATCGTGAGCGGGTCGGGGAACCGGGGCGCGACCGCGCCGAGCACGAAGACGGGGTGGTCGACGGGACGGTGGCCGTCGCGCACGTCGACGACCGAGCCCGCGCGCAGCCACGGGCGCACGCCGAGTTCCGGCGCGGCCGCGCAGCTGCCGAGCGTCCGGTCGACGTGCCAGTCGCCGTTGACCGCGACGTAGGCACGTAAGCCGGTGAGACCGGTCAACTCCACGAGGTCATGAGCGTTGACACACAAGGGTTCCCAGGCGCGCCGACGTGACCCGTTCACGGTGACGGTCACCGGCGCGCCCGTGATCGCGAGGAACGCGGGCCGGTCCGTGGTGAAGGCGAAATCCGACGCGGTCACCTCGATCAGGGGCGAGTTCTCCGCGTTGCCCGCCAGGATGTTGGCCACCGAGGCCGAGTACTGGTCGGCCGCGCCGCCCGCGGGCAGGCCCTGCCTGGCGAAACCCGGTCTGCCCAGATCGGTGACCGCGGCGAGCCCGGCCCGCCGCACCGTGATCACGGCAGCGCCCCGGACACCGGCACGAATCGGAACCGGTCGCCAGGCCGGTACGGCACCATCGGGTCGCGGGACGTGTCGACCAGCTTCAGCGGGGTCCGGCCGAGCAACCGCCACCCGCCCGGCGAGACCACCGGGTAGATCACCGCCTGCGTGCCGGACACGGCGACCGAACCGGCGGGCACCGACGTGCGTGGACTCGGGCGGCGGCTCACGCGGGCGGGAAACGGGGAGCCGTCGAGCATCGGCGCGCCCGCCGGCGCGCCCAGGAACCGCACCACCCAGTCGGTGCCGGAGTGCAGCCGGACGACCTCGTCCTCGCTGAGACCGAGTTCGAGGGCGACGTCCGCCAGATCGGGACCGTCATAGACGACCGGGATCTCGAAAAGTCGAGAAACTGGTGGTGTATAAGCCTTTTCAAGATCGAGTTCGCGGATCCGGGCGGCCAGCTCGTCGTGCCGGACACGCGCGCAGTCGAACGTGACCAGCAGGCTGTCGTACGTCGCCACCAGATCGGTCACGTCCGAGCCGGTGAGCGCGTCCGCGAGGTTCTGCACGGCCTGCCACGCCGAATCCCCGCCGGGCCGGACCAGCAGTGCCGAATCACCGCAGTGTTCGATCTTCACGGCGCACCCACGAGCGGCGCGATGTCCACGCCCGCCTCGTGCAGCGCGCCGCGGATGCCGCGCGCGAGGTCGACCGCGCCGGGGGTGTCCCCGTGCACCAGCACGGTGTCGCACGCGATGGGCAGGTCGCGGCCGGTCACGGTCCGCACGACCCCGCCGGTGACCGCCCGCACCACCCTGGCGGCCACCTCGCCGGGATCGGTGAGGACCGCGCCAGGTTCCTTGCGTGGCACCAG encodes:
- a CDS encoding biotin-dependent carboxyltransferase family protein — encoded protein: MITVRRAGLAAVTDLGRPGFARQGLPAGGAADQYSASVANILAGNAENSPLIEVTASDFAFTTDRPAFLAITGAPVTVTVNGSRRRAWEPLCVNAHDLVELTGLTGLRAYVAVNGDWHVDRTLGSCAAAPELGVRPWLRAGSVVDVRDGHRPVDHPVFVLGAVAPRFPDPLTIDITAGPDADEAVAAALTIGTYTAKADSDDIGVRLDGPVPTGVAKTDLLSKGVPPGAVELPPGDELLVLRRSHPITAGYAVIAVVTRAGLSTLGQVRPGQRLRFRLRTIEDAVGDHRRQRQVLDALTRRARTAYTSAGVPTAERTAS
- a CDS encoding allophanate hydrolase subunit 1, translating into MKIEHCGDSALLVRPGGDSAWQAVQNLADALTGSDVTDLVATYDSLLVTFDCARVRHDELAARIRELDLEKAYTPPVSRLFEIPVVYDGPDLADVALELGLSEDEVVRLHSGTDWVVRFLGAPAGAPMLDGSPFPARVSRRPSPRTSVPAGSVAVSGTQAVIYPVVSPGGWRLLGRTPLKLVDTSRDPMVPYRPGDRFRFVPVSGALP